A section of the Lathamus discolor isolate bLatDis1 chromosome 6, bLatDis1.hap1, whole genome shotgun sequence genome encodes:
- the PSMG3 gene encoding LOW QUALITY PROTEIN: proteasome assembly chaperone 3 (The sequence of the model RefSeq protein was modified relative to this genomic sequence to represent the inferred CDS: inserted 2 bases in 2 codons) produces MAAGNGGAALXGRGGRAAAAPHRRHRHHPAPSPXGRRREGKGSASAAAGRARAEKGGAAGPGAAMAANPIVMSKQREEVVHGVPTEVVCTAFSNSVLVVVTQYGKMGTIVYVDPNTVGDNVGRPSLTTKVLLGKDEPLVHVCAKNLVAFVSQEAGNKPVLLAMALKDKTMEGIQALREVIRSCQVW; encoded by the exons ATGGCGGCGGGTAATGGCGGCGCGGCGc aggggaggggaggaagagcagcgGCCGCCCCGCACCGCCGCCATCGCCATCACCCTGCGCCATCGC CCGGCCGGcggagggaggggaaaggctCCGCTTCCGCCGCGGCGGGGAGGGCCCGGGCGGAGAagggcggcgcggcggggcccggTGCGG CCATGGCAGCGAATCCCATCGTGATGTCCAAGCAGCGAGAGGAGGTGGTACACGGGGTGCCGACAGAGGTGGTGTGCACGGCGTTCTCCAACTCCGTCCTCGTGGTGGTCACACAGTACGGCAAGATGGGCACAATCGTCTATGTGGACCCCAACACAGTGGGTGACAACGTGGGCAGGCCCTCGCTCACCACAAAGGTGCTGCTGGGCAAGGATGAG CCCCTCGTTCATGTTTGTGCCAAAAACCTGGTGGCATTCGTTTCTCAGGAAGCTGGGAACAAACCCGTTCTCCTCGCCATGGCTTTAAAGGACAAGACCATGGAAGGAATACAGGCTCTACGGGAAGTGATCCGAAGTTGCCAAGTGTGGTGA